From the genome of Propionispora vibrioides, one region includes:
- a CDS encoding HAD-IIA family hydrolase has translation MYSIEQAMDKAYAQEVLKKIKCFVFDMDGTIYLESKILDGAIEFLHKLEENNVMIRFFTNNSSKNNKVYVDRITKMGYPVTEEKIFISNHVIITHLLDNMPEKTVFVLGNQYLQNDFKEAGVKLVEENPDIVVVGFDTSLAYDRLTKACTFIRNGATFYGVNPDFNCPMVDGYIPDCGSICALITASTGKVPEFFGKPTVHTLEYILKKTGLKEEEIAIVGDRLYTDIALAKGNKVTSILVLTGESTLEDVPQAEVKPTLIFQSLKEAQPVIDALY, from the coding sequence ATGTATAGCATTGAGCAAGCCATGGATAAGGCGTATGCCCAGGAAGTACTGAAAAAGATTAAATGCTTTGTGTTTGACATGGACGGGACCATCTATCTGGAAAGCAAGATTTTGGACGGGGCCATTGAGTTTCTGCACAAACTGGAAGAAAACAATGTAATGATCCGCTTCTTCACTAATAATTCTTCAAAAAATAATAAAGTATATGTGGACCGTATTACCAAAATGGGTTATCCTGTAACTGAGGAAAAGATTTTTATTTCCAATCATGTTATCATTACGCACTTGCTGGATAACATGCCGGAAAAGACTGTATTTGTACTAGGTAACCAATACTTGCAGAACGATTTTAAAGAAGCCGGCGTAAAACTGGTGGAAGAGAACCCGGACATTGTGGTTGTTGGCTTTGACACGTCCCTGGCCTATGACCGTTTAACCAAAGCTTGTACCTTTATTCGTAACGGGGCTACTTTCTACGGTGTAAATCCTGACTTTAACTGCCCAATGGTAGACGGCTATATTCCTGACTGCGGTTCCATTTGCGCACTGATTACCGCTTCTACCGGCAAGGTTCCCGAGTTTTTCGGCAAACCGACCGTTCATACCCTGGAGTATATATTGAAGAAAACCGGCTTAAAGGAAGAGGAAATTGCTATTGTCGGTGACCGGCTGTATACCGATATTGCCTTGGCGAAGGGCAATAAGGTGACTTCCATTCTGGTGCTCACCGGTGAAAGTACACTGGAAGATGTACCGCAGGCGGAGGTAAAACCGACCTTGATTTTCCAGTCGTTGAAAGAAGCACAGCCTGTCATTGACGCACTCTATTAA